The Micromonospora violae DNA segment CCGCCGGGTCATCGTGGCCTCCGGCACCAGGAACGCCCGCGCCACCTCGGCGGTGCTCAACCCGCCCACCGCGCGCAGCGTGAGTGCGATCTGCGAGGCCGGCGAGAGCGCCGGATGGCAGCACAGGAACAGCAGGATGAGCGTGTCGTCGGCGTCCGCCGCCGCACGGTCGGCGGCGGGCGCGTGCCACTGCTCGGGCAGCGTCCACCGCGCCACCGTGTCCTCACGCCGCATCCGGGCCTGCTCGCGCCGCAGCAGGTCGGTCAGCCGACGGGACGCCACGGTGATCAGCCATCCCCGGGGGTTGTCCGGTACGCCGTCGCGCGGCCACCCGTCGGCCGCCGCGATCAACGCCTCCTGGACCGCGTCCTCGGCGGTGTCGAAGTGCCCGAAGCGGCGGACCAGCGCGCCGAGGGCCTGCGGCGCCAGCTCGCGCAGCAGGTCCTCGACGGGAGTCTCCGGCACCAGGTCAGCCGGCCAGGTCCTCGACGCCGTCGAGCACCGGCCGCACGTCCACGTACCCGCCGGGGGCGTCCGGGTCGACGAGGCCGGCGGCGATCTCGGTGGCCCGATCGAAGCTGGCGCACTCCACGATGGTGTAACCGGCGAGGACCTCCTGCGTCTCCGGGTACGGGCCGTCGGTGATCACGGGCGCTCCCTGGCGTACCTGCACCCGGCGGGCGTGTACCGGCTCGCTCAGGCCCCGGGCGTCGACCAACTCGCCGGACTCGGCCAGCGCCTGGTGGAACGTCTCCATGTGCTGGTGCATCGCCGCGATCTGCTCGGCCGACATCGCCGGCCGGTCGGTGGCCCGCCCCGACAGCACGTCATAGTCCTGCTGCGACCCGTAGAGCAGAATCATGTACTTCACAGTGGCCCTCCTGTCTCCGGTGCCGCCCCGGCACCGCCCACCAGAAACGTCGAACCCAACCCCCGCTCCCGGACACTCCCACCCCACCCGATCTGGTGATCAAGAAGTTTGCGTCACGACACGCCGGGCGGGTTGACGCCAACCTCTTGATCACCAGTGGGCGAGGCGGCAGCGCGGGCGGGGGCGTGACGGTCGTATCGTCGGGGTACAGCGCAGCGCGAGCACCGATGTCTGGGGAGGCACAGTGGGGGCACGGTTGGGACGCGACGCCCGG contains these protein-coding regions:
- a CDS encoding YciI family protein, producing the protein MILLYGSQQDYDVLSGRATDRPAMSAEQIAAMHQHMETFHQALAESGELVDARGLSEPVHARRVQVRQGAPVITDGPYPETQEVLAGYTIVECASFDRATEIAAGLVDPDAPGGYVDVRPVLDGVEDLAG